In Thunnus thynnus chromosome 17, fThuThy2.1, whole genome shotgun sequence, the genomic window TTAAGAAGGAAGTTACAACTCTTAACTCACTTCATGATATGGGTTAAATGttgctatatttttatatattatatattatattttctttggtgAGCCAAATTTAATTCAAACATGCCATAATGAGCATAAGCCTTCAAGATCTGCCAGGACACTTGTATCATGCTTCACTAATAACTTCTTTAGTATCAAATGTAGCAACTGGCTGATGTTCATTTGGCATGTGAAACTTATTTTGGGCAATACCTGAAATGAGTTGGCAACTGTTTTCATGTCCATTTAGGGAGATACATAAAAGATGATTGAACTTGTaataaaattcattttattacaGGAGTACAAGATGTGCCAGAATCCAGTAACTGTAGACAACAAACATTTTGGCACATTCACAAAACTTAACTCCATGCATACATGGccctttaaaaatattaatgtaatgtaaccGCAATTAATAAAGTATTTCAATTTTCAAATTGGCAAGTTTACATTTATAAGATTTATAAGATCAAATAGTGCACAAATACAGCTATATATTACGGTATATTTTTAGATTATTCCTTCTGTATTACTggcacacacaggaacacaggagTTTTTATGAGTACAATGAAAGTCTTGGTGAATATAACATTACCATGGTCAGTATTATTAAGCTTTATACATAATTTTCCCCCAGACTTAGTATATAGTTTCTATTAAAGGTGAATATAAGCATTTAATTAAGTGTGTTGAAAGCTGTCTTATATTAGTGTCATTTGGGGGTGAAGTTTCAAAGATCTCGAACATGCAAGTGTCCTGCAACTGAATACCAATGGAATCAGGATGAGTTTCCAAAACCAACCCCCAAAGCTGtccatgaattaaaaaaaagatttttgatgTTAACTACATGTTTCAACTTTCATGACCTTTAAATCAAGAGCTACATTTATTGGAATTGTATACAAAACATATATACACTACAACATTTATAATAGCAAGTTTGTAACTCACTGAGTTAATCTAGGTGAGAAATTAATGAGCTCCTTCTTTTGCtctaaataattttatatttatacttcCTTAAGCGGACCCTTAAGTCCTATTTGGTTTACTGACATCTTATTTGAgtgtgttcatgtctgacaGTCTTTTCTCCTACTCtacaatttctcttttttttcttttaatgttttagtcaacatttctgatgaaagcaagtatgttgaaaataaattaaaattatttgcCTTCAGTATAATTACATAAAGTTTATTAGcaatgtaaatactgtaaatattcaaTTTTCCCAATAAACAATGGtcacatttttattcacattttacattttattcagtattttaacaCCCATATTGCGTGTCACATTCACATTTGTGAAATCAAATTAATTGGTACAACATCACGCTgcattatgtattatgtatgttttcaaattctagttacaaataaaaatgcttaaaaGCTGCATAAACATCACTGCCACAAAATAAGCAGCAGGATGAGGCCATGACCAAACTGGGTGAGAGACGACAGCTGACCAAGCACTCCCACCCTCTATAAAAGAGGCAGCCCTGGACTTCTGCATGAACTGGTAGGCACCCAACACAGGTGAGTGTATCGACTGTGATCTTAGTTTGAATTCCTATTGATCAGTGGGTAAAGTTAATGTGTTGCTAATGCATATTGTCAATGATTCTTTGTCAGAGTTATCTTTGTTTTAGATGATATTCAGGTGAAATTTCATGTCATATCAAAGTAGTCTTGAGTAGACATTATTCCAAAAAAATTTACTTGAAATACTCTTAAAACATGTAagtagtttctttcttttttttcccagaaatCGCACAATTAATTCATTTGTGTTGACGTCCAgtacacatcctgtctcaacacatactgtatactaagTGATCATTAAGAGCAGTACTATTTCTCTGGGTGTGGAGGGCAGTTAAGGGGGTGGGAGAGAATTGAACTTTCATGATTCAACTGAATACAGCTAGCACTTATCAGTTAAATTTTAGTTGTTTTAGAAGTTTTACCACCTTCACGCTCCACTGCTCTCAAATTGACATTCTGCCaggaagatttaaaatgagaaaaccaaactgaaaaaagttaTTGTACTCATgtttaatcatcttttttataGCATCTTGACTCCACCAGATACTGTGCCACTCATCATTTTCTGGAACCAGCTGAggtaaaaaatgtcaaaatctcCAACATCAGATGGATACAACACCATTACGACATCATGCTGATATTTTAACTCCATTTTTTCAGTCTCCACTAAAGTGCCAACATGAGCACAGACGCGGAGATGGAGTGCTATGGCCCGGCGGCCATCTACCTCCGGAAGCCAGAGAAGGAGAGGATTGAAGCACAAACTGCTCCTTTTGATGCCAAAACTGCCTTCTTTGTGACTGATAAGGAGGAGATGTATCTCAAGGGTAAACTTGTGAAGAAAGAGGGTGGCAAAGCCACAGTTGAAACAGACTGTGGTAAGGTAGGCaattcattattttacttttttaacattttcccaTCTATTTCCATTGAAGACCCTGTTCTATGTAGGAGGATGCCATTATTTccattaacatttattaaaattataTCTTAGGAAAACATGTAGTGGTTTTAAATTCAAACTGACACAGTGGTTAACAAGGACATCCATCTgattaactctaaatttgaaaaaaaaaaatcttagtaaaaacatttttactgtatttttactaTATCTCTTCAGACACTCACTGTGAAAGAAGATGAAATCTTTCCCAGGAACCCTCCAAAGTTTGATAAAATTGAGGACATGGCCATGATGACCCACCTCAACGAGCCCTGTGTGTTGTATAACCTCAAAGAGCGTTTTGCATCCTGGATGATCTACGTGAGTTTCCACTTTACTAATGCGATGTGCATTTATATCTGCATATCTAAATGTTAACGctatgtttattttctatttgtgcTATTACAGACCTACTCTGGGCTGTTTTGCGTTGTGGTGAATCCCTACAAGTGGCTTCCAGTATATGATTCTGTAGTTGTGGGAGGATACAGAGGCAAGAAGAGGATTGAGGCACCACCTCacatcttctccatctctgaTAATGCCTATCAGTTCATGCACACAGGTAAGGTCAAAGTTAGCAGTGTTAAATTGTGTAGGAATTAAACTTGAACATGAGTTTATTGAAGGAATTACAAAACTGGaattcatgtgaaatgtttgtttgcatttcagaTCGTGAGAACCAGTCTATCCTGATTACGTAAGTATAACAGAAACTGTAATGCTAAATCATATAATGACGATAAAGCAGATTCTTGACATGTGTCTCTTATACCCCAGTGGAGAATCCGGTGCAGGAAAGACTGTCAACACCAAGCGTGTCATCCAGTACTTTGCAACAATTGCAGCTATTGGAGCCAAGAAGTCTGAGCCAACACCTGGCAAGATGCAGGTAAATTGGTTGTTTAAGATAAAACTGATCGTCAGAGGATAGTTAATTTGAATGTTTAGCTTGTGTAACTCAAATCCTCTCTTGCAGGGCTCCCTTGAGGACCAAATTGTTGCAGCCAACCCTCTGCTGGAGTCCTATGGTAATGCCAAGACTGTGAGGAATGACAACTCCTCTCGTTTTGTAAGTAATCCAGGGAACATCTCAAGACATTTTGTTGCTAAATTACAAAAACTGATGTTTTCAATGGTCTGGCTCTCTAGGGTAAATTCATCAGAATCCACTTTGGCTCTTCTGGAAAGCTGGCTTCAGCTGATATTGAAACATGTAAGTTTCAACCATGGTATGACTCAAGACTCATCTGGGCTATAATCTGGTCTTtgataaagtaataataaagctgatggttttttttttttgttgttgtttttcttagaTCTGCTGGAGAAGTCCCGTGTAACCTTCCAGTTGTCTGCTGAGAGGAGCTACCACATCTTCTATCAGCTGATGACTGGCCACAAGCCTGAGCTCCTGGGTATGTTACTAtgcaaatttgaaaatgtcattgaAATAATACCAAAGACAACACTAAACACTAATAGGTATCGTTACTGTGCTCCTCTAGAGGGTCTTCTGATCACCACCAACCCCTATGACTACCCAATGGTCAGTCAGGGTGAAATCACTGTCAAAAGCATTAATGACGTGGAGGAGTTCATTGCAACAGAtgtaagaaaacatttcagttaaataGATATTGCCTAAGACAACTGGGGAAAATGGTTCAAATACCAATAACTATGCTTCATGTACAATGTAGACTGCTATTGACATCTTGGGCTTCAATGCTGAGGAGAAGATGGGCATCTACAAGCTGACTGGTGCTGTGATGCATCATGGCAACATGCAATTCAAGCAAAAGCAGCGTGAGGAGCAGGCTGAACCTGATGGCACTGAGGGTAATTCTGATAATGATATCTTGTGCGGTTAGTATGTACATTTCAAAACATGTACCAGTTCACAGATAAAGCTaaaggtttgtttttccatcagtgGCTGATAAAATCGCCTACCTCCTGGGCCTGAATTCAGCTGATATGCTCAAAGCTCTGTGTTACCCTAGAGTCAAGGTCGGAAATGAGATGGTGACCAAAGGTCAGACTGTCCCACAGGTaagataaagaaaatgtattgtttgaaaataatatataaaagggcaatatttgcattttgacatgaaaatattattCTGACAAAATCTcattctaaaatgtttttttctaggTCCACAATTCTGTCATGGCTCTGTGCAAGTCTAtctatgagaaaatgttctTGTGGATGGTCATCCGTATCAATGAGATGCTGGACACAAAGCAGCCAAGACAGTTCTTCATTGGAGTGTTGGATATCGCTGGATTTGAGATCTTTGATGTGAGTAGCTGGAAAGTGTCTGAGCAATTCAAAGATCAACAATATTTTGATATGCAATTTAATACATTCATGTAATTGCAGTTCAACAGCTTGGAGCAACTCTGCATCAACTTCACCAATGAGAAACTGCAACAGTTCTTCAACCACCACATGTTTGTCCTGGAGCAAGAGGAGTACAAGAAAGAGGGCATTGTCTGGGAGTTCATTGACTTCGGTATGGACTTGGCTGCCTGCATTGAGCTTATTGAGAAGGTGAGCAGTCAATAAGGTCAAAGTGGCTTCTTGATTCATGTGCAAATGTTTTCTTCcattatatgattttttttttcctcagccaATGGGCATCTTCTCCATCCTTGAAGAGGAGTGCATGTTCCCCAAGGCTTCTGACACAACTTTCAAGAACAAGCTGCATGATCAGCATCTTGGAAAGACCAAGGCCTTTGAGAAGCCAAAACCTGCAAAGGGCAAGCCTGAGGCTCACTTCTCCCTGGTTCACTATGCTGGTACAGTGGACTACAATATCACTGGCTGGTTGGACAAGAACAAGGACCCCCTGAATGACTCAGTTGTCCAGCTCTATCAGAAGGCCTCAAACAAACTTCTGGCCTTCCTGTATGCAAAACACGGCGGAGGTGATGGTAAGAAATTAGAAACTGTGTGTTACTTGGTTCAGGCATAGTATAAAGCTGATGAGTACTCTGTGGTAATATATTCATGCATTTgacttaattaaaaaataccCTTTCCATAgagaagaaaacttaaaagaGATTCtacaaagttatttatttagtgCCATTAAttactatttatttaattactatgtttgtgaaaacagaggctgctggtggtggtggcggcaAAAAGGGTGGAAAGAAGAAGGGTGGTTCCTTCCAGACTGTGTCTGCTCTTTTCAGGGTATgaattgtttcatatttttggatACCAATTAAAAACCTCATCTTGAAATATTGTTGACCATTTATCTTGTGTTGTTGATCCACAGGAGAACTTGGGCAAGCTGATGACCAACTTGAGGAGCACTCACCCTCATTTTGTCCGTTGCCTTATTCCTAATGAATCAAAGACCCCAGGTTAGAAGCACATAGCCCAGCTTTGCACACTAAATGTGACATAGtgattaaaagaaatatttgaaacaatATGAATTTCCAACTTTCAGGTCTTATGGAGAACTTCTTGGTCATCCATCAGCTGAGGTGTAACGGTGTGCTGGAAGGCATCAGAATCTGCAGAAAGGGCTTCCCCAGCAGAATCCTCTACGGTGACTTCAAGCAGAGGTACTGTAATTTTTAATATAAACGAGTCAAGTTAAATATCAGCTGAGTTAAAACAGCCGGCCAAGATGTGGGGTCATTGTAAGTAACAACATAATTTTCTCTTGTAGATACAAAGTATTGAATGCCAGCGTCATCCCTGAGGGACAGTTCATTGACAACAAGAAAGCTGCAGAGAAGCTGTTAGGCTCCATTGATGTGGATCACACTCAGTACAAGTTTGGGCACACTAAGGTTAATTTCTATGAACAATTTCAATACATATGCCATGTACATATGTCCTTTTGTATCAATTTTTGCTGATGACTGAGTTCCTTCAAACAACCACACAGGTGTTCTTCAAAGCTGGTCTGCTGGGTCTgctggaggagatgagagatgagAAACTGGCTAATCTGGTGACCATGACTCAGGCTCTCTGCAGAGGATTCCTCATGAGGACTGAGTTTGTTAAGATGATGGAGAGGAGGTAGGATTGTCATACAGTACACTGAACTGTTCTGTccaatgaaataaataaagctgcTTTTGTTAAGTCACATTGCAGTAAAAATGACACTTTATTTATGTTCGTTTTCCAGAGATGCTATCTTCACTATTCAGTACAATGTCCGTTCATTCATGAATGTCAAAAACTGGCCATGGATGAATCTGTACTTCAAGATCAAGCCTCTTCTGAAGAGTGCTGAGACTGAGAAGGagctgatgaagatgaaggagaacTATGAGAAGATGACAACAGACCTGGCTGCTGCCCTGGCCAAGaagaaggagctggaggagaagatGGTTTCCCTGCTGCAGGAAAAGAATGACCTGCAACTGCAAGTGGCTTCTGTAAGTAGGATACATCCGCACTACACTAATTGAATATTGTCACTAACATTTTCAGTTATCTAGGTGAAATTTAAAGATGCCACATACTCTTCTGGTCATCTTATCTTCTATGTGCCTGACCAAACATGTAGATTGACAAATGTTACATCCGCACTACACTAATTGTTAGTTATGTACATTCAGAGAATAGCTAACTTATTAACTTACTCTATGTTCATAATAAACTGTAGGAAGTTGAGAACCTCTCAGATGCAGAGGAGAGGTGTGAAGGTCTGATTAAGAGCAAGATCCAACTCGAGGCCAAACTCAAAGAGACAACTGAGAGActggaagatgaagaggaaatcaATGCTGAGCTGACTGGCAAGAAGAGGAAGCTGGAGGATGAATGCTCTGAGCTGAAGAAAGATATTGATGACTTGGAGCTCACCTTGGCTAAAGTGGAGAAGGAGAAACATGCAACTGAAAACAAGGTTGGAATAAGTTTAAACCTACCAATCtatgaaaaatgagaaaataaatgaagttaGCTTTCAAACTTATATATAAAGTGATGGAAATGATGCACCTTGCCTGACACTTTTAGGTGAAAAACCTGACAGAGGAGATGGCATCTCAAGATGAGTCTATTGCCAAGTTAACCAAAGAGAAGAAAGCCCTCCAAGAGGCTCACCAGCAAACACTGGACGATCTCCAGGCAGAGGAAGACAAAGTCAACACTCTGACCAAGTCCAAGACAAAGCTGGAACAGCAAGTGGACGATGTGAGAAAACATTACTTTTCATAACATGTTTGTATTGTTAGCTTGTGTGTTAGAATTGACATTCCATGataacaatttaaaacattatttatgtcAACATTACAATATTTTCTCAAAAGCTTGAGGGATCACTGGAGCAAGAGAAGAAGCTCCGTATGGACCTTGAGAGAGCCAAGAGGAAGCTTGAGGGAGATCTGAAACTGGCCCAGGAATCCATAATGGATCTGGAGAATGACAAGCAGCAATCTGAGGAGAAAATCAAGAAgcaagttttctttttcatctttaaccCTTACATTGAACTGTTGCCGTAATGTAACACTGTGATCCCgagtcaaaactaaaactataacagcaataactgtttttttcttcttccaggAAGGAGTTTGAGACCAGCCAGCTGCTCAGCAAGATTGAGGATGAACAGTCTCTTGGTGCTCAGCTTCAGAAGAAGATCAAGGAACTTCAGGTTAGTATTTGACATGAATACTATACTCAGTGACTGAAAAACATCTTGTTACAATATGTTCCAGTTATCACGCCTTCTTGATATTACTATCATCAAACTTAGGCTCGTATTGAGGAGCTGGAAGAAGAAATTGAGGCTGAGCGGGCTGCTCGGGCTAAGGTGGAGAAGCAGAGGGCTGACCTCTCCAGGGAACTTGAGGAGATCAGTGAGAGGCTTGAGGAAGCTGGTGGAGCAACAGCCGCTCAGATTGAGATGAACAAGAAGCGTGAGGCTGAGTTCCAGAAGCTGCGCCGTGACCTTGAAGAGTCAACCCTGCAGCATGAAGCTACCGCAGCAGCTCTCCGCAAGAAGCAAGCCGACAGTGTTGCAGAGCTGGGAGAGCAGATTGACAACCTCCAGCGTGTCAAACAGAAGCTTGAGAAGGAGAAGAGCGAGTACAAGATGGAGATTGATGACCTCTCCAGCAACATGGAGGCTGTTGCTAAATCCAAagtgagtcttttttttataactgaAATATCTGTCTTTCATTATGCTTAGAAATATGACCTATAATGGATAAATATGGCAGTCGCTTTCAACTTAGATAAATGCTCAGCATTTTCTTTGTtcatgtaaatatgtttaaatacatAATGTTGTGTTCTTGATAGGGCAACTTGGAAAAAATGTGCAGAACTCTTGAGGACCAGCTGAGTGAGCTGAAGGCCAAAAATGATGAGAATGTGCGCCAGCTGAATGACCTAAGTGCACAGAGGGcaagactgcagacagagagtgGTGAGTCACTTGTGATAAAAAGTAGTAATAGAAACCAGTAATGATCATTTTGATGaataacacatttacattttatcattcaGGTGAGTCTTCCCGCCAGCTTGAAGAGAAAGACGCTCTTGTTTCTCAGCTGAGCAGGGGCAAGCAGGCTTACACTCAGCAAATTGAGGAGTTGAAGAGACACATTGAGGAAGAAGTGAAGGTATAACAAGTTTACATGTTACTATACTATGTACTATTATGAGCTTTTAACAAGGGATGCAATTAGTCCTCCTTTTCAAATGTAGTCAATCACCTGTTTCTCTTCACCCACTACTAACCCACCAGATTTGCTGGCTGTtaagcataaaaaaaaagaaaaaaagttcttGCAACATGTCATCcgagagagcttgagagagaaattCAGACATCGCTCAATTTTCCACCACCATacctggccaatcactgcgCAAAGTGGCTGTGAATGTTGGGTTGCCTGTTTAGGAATGTTATCACCATATTACCATTTAACTGACCAGGGGATTTGTGGGAATTGGATCTAATCCTCTTCATGGAGTGTTGCTGCTACTCCTCAGTCTTGTCTTTAATGACTTAAGCACCTTCCACCAACAAACCTGTTTCTCCTTCCTCACCAAGCACCTTCCACCTGAATTCCTGGGTGCTAAGTCCTTTGTACTACACTAAATAGCAAATCTGATAGATGTAAAAGTAAATTATGCAAAACTAAATTACTCAATcaacatgtttcaccatgaaaAATTATGTACTGAAACAAAATTTAGATAATATTTGTATACATAACAGATCAGTTAAAATGCATCTTGCCATGTTCATCAGGCCAAGAATGCCCTGGCCCATGCTGTTCAGTCAGCCCGCCATGACTGTGATCTGCTCAGAGAGCAGTTTGAGGAGGAGCAAGAGGCtaaagctgagctgcagcgTGGAATGTCCAAGGCTAACGGCGAAGTGGCTCAGTGGAGAACCAAATATGAGACTGATGCTATCCAGCGCactgaggagctggaggaggccaAGTAAGTCACTACCTTTTCAGAGTTTAAATTAGTTTTCAATTCAATTGCTTGCTTTTCCAGATAACATTCCACATATTTTGCTATCAATATGCAattgaatgtaaacaaatactTCTTCACTACAGGAAAAAGCTTGCCCAGCGTCTGCAGGATGCTGAGGAGTCCATTGAGGCTGTGAACTCAAAGTGTGCCTCTTTGGAGAAGACCAAGCAGAGGCTACAGGGTGAGGTGGAGGACCTCATGATTGATGTAGAGAGAGCTAATGGTCTGGCTGCCAACCTTGACAAGAAGCAGAGGAACTTTGATAAGGTAACAGGAAATCAAAACCACACTGATACGAGTGAAACACAATTATTCTTAGTAATTAATCATTGTTATTCATCTATATCATTCTAGGTCCTTGCAGAATGGAAACAGAAATATGAGGAGGGCCAGGCAGAGCTGGAAGGAGCCCAGAAGGAGGCTCGCTCTCTCAGCACTGAACTGTTCAAGATGAAGAACTCTTACGAGGAGGCTCTGGATCAGCTGGAGACcatgaagaga contains:
- the LOC137168604 gene encoding myosin heavy chain, fast skeletal muscle-like; protein product: MSTDAEMECYGPAAIYLRKPEKERIEAQTAPFDAKTAFFVTDKEEMYLKGKLVKKEGGKATVETDCGKTLTVKEDEIFPRNPPKFDKIEDMAMMTHLNEPCVLYNLKERFASWMIYTYSGLFCVVVNPYKWLPVYDSVVVGGYRGKKRIEAPPHIFSISDNAYQFMHTDRENQSILITGESGAGKTVNTKRVIQYFATIAAIGAKKSEPTPGKMQGSLEDQIVAANPLLESYGNAKTVRNDNSSRFGKFIRIHFGSSGKLASADIETYLLEKSRVTFQLSAERSYHIFYQLMTGHKPELLEGLLITTNPYDYPMVSQGEITVKSINDVEEFIATDTAIDILGFNAEEKMGIYKLTGAVMHHGNMQFKQKQREEQAEPDGTEVADKIAYLLGLNSADMLKALCYPRVKVGNEMVTKGQTVPQVHNSVMALCKSIYEKMFLWMVIRINEMLDTKQPRQFFIGVLDIAGFEIFDFNSLEQLCINFTNEKLQQFFNHHMFVLEQEEYKKEGIVWEFIDFGMDLAACIELIEKPMGIFSILEEECMFPKASDTTFKNKLHDQHLGKTKAFEKPKPAKGKPEAHFSLVHYAGTVDYNITGWLDKNKDPLNDSVVQLYQKASNKLLAFLYAKHGGGDEAAGGGGGKKGGKKKGGSFQTVSALFRENLGKLMTNLRSTHPHFVRCLIPNESKTPGLMENFLVIHQLRCNGVLEGIRICRKGFPSRILYGDFKQRYKVLNASVIPEGQFIDNKKAAEKLLGSIDVDHTQYKFGHTKVFFKAGLLGLLEEMRDEKLANLVTMTQALCRGFLMRTEFVKMMERRDAIFTIQYNVRSFMNVKNWPWMNLYFKIKPLLKSAETEKELMKMKENYEKMTTDLAAALAKKKELEEKMVSLLQEKNDLQLQVASEVENLSDAEERCEGLIKSKIQLEAKLKETTERLEDEEEINAELTGKKRKLEDECSELKKDIDDLELTLAKVEKEKHATENKVKNLTEEMASQDESIAKLTKEKKALQEAHQQTLDDLQAEEDKVNTLTKSKTKLEQQVDDLEGSLEQEKKLRMDLERAKRKLEGDLKLAQESIMDLENDKQQSEEKIKKQEFETSQLLSKIEDEQSLGAQLQKKIKELQARIEELEEEIEAERAARAKVEKQRADLSRELEEISERLEEAGGATAAQIEMNKKREAEFQKLRRDLEESTLQHEATAAALRKKQADSVAELGEQIDNLQRVKQKLEKEKSEYKMEIDDLSSNMEAVAKSKGNLEKMCRTLEDQLSELKAKNDENVRQLNDLSAQRARLQTESGESSRQLEEKDALVSQLSRGKQAYTQQIEELKRHIEEEVKAKNALAHAVQSARHDCDLLREQFEEEQEAKAELQRGMSKANGEVAQWRTKYETDAIQRTEELEEAKKKLAQRLQDAEESIEAVNSKCASLEKTKQRLQGEVEDLMIDVERANGLAANLDKKQRNFDKVLAEWKQKYEEGQAELEGAQKEARSLSTELFKMKNSYEEALDQLETMKRENKNLQQEISDLTEQIGETGKSIHELEKAKKTVETEKIEIQSALEEAEGTLEHEEAKILRVQLELNQIKGEVDRKLAEKDEEMEQIKRNSQRVIDSMQSTLDSEVRSRNDALRVKKKMEGDLNEMEIQLSHANRQAAESQKQLRNVQGQLKDAQLHLDDAVRGQEDMKEQAAMVDRRNGLMVAEIEELRAALEQTERGRKVAEQELVDASERVGLLHSQNTSLLNTKKKLESDLVQVQSEVDDTVQEARNAEEKAKKAITDAAMMAEELKKEQDTSAHLERMKKNLEVTVKDLQHRLDEAENLAMKGGKKQLQKLESRVRELETEVDAEQRRGADAVKGVRKYERRVKELTYQTEEDKKNVHRLQDLVDKLQLKVKAYKRQAEEAEEQANTHLSRFRKVQHELEEAQERADIAESQVNKLRAKSRDHGKHDAAE